Proteins encoded in a region of the Phoenix dactylifera cultivar Barhee BC4 chromosome 3, palm_55x_up_171113_PBpolish2nd_filt_p, whole genome shotgun sequence genome:
- the LOC120110167 gene encoding protein transport protein Sec61 subunit beta-like isoform X1, whose protein sequence is MQWSQDRSKMSANAEAPPRGSAAAAASLRRRRSSAGGGAAGGGASTMFQFYTDDATGHKMSPNTVLFMSIGFIAVVALLHVVGKLYLVQQ, encoded by the exons ATGCAGTGGTCTCAAG ATAGAAGCAAGATGTCTGCCAATGCTGAAGCACCACCCAGGGGGAGCGCAGCTGCAGCTGCAAGCTTACGGAGGCGGCGGTCATCTGCTGGTGGCGGCGCTGCAGGAGGTGGTGCAAGCACAATGTTCCAGTTCTACACTGATGATGCCACAGGCCACAAGATGTCTCCTAATACTGTCCTTTTTATGAGTATTGGATTTATTGCTGTGGTTGCTCTGCTGCATGTGGTTGGTAAGCTCT
- the LOC120110167 gene encoding protein transport protein Sec61 subunit beta-like isoform X2, which yields MSANAEAPPRGSAAAAASLRRRRSSAGGGAAGGGASTMFQFYTDDATGHKMSPNTVLFMSIGFIAVVALLHVVGKLYLVQQ from the coding sequence ATGTCTGCCAATGCTGAAGCACCACCCAGGGGGAGCGCAGCTGCAGCTGCAAGCTTACGGAGGCGGCGGTCATCTGCTGGTGGCGGCGCTGCAGGAGGTGGTGCAAGCACAATGTTCCAGTTCTACACTGATGATGCCACAGGCCACAAGATGTCTCCTAATACTGTCCTTTTTATGAGTATTGGATTTATTGCTGTGGTTGCTCTGCTGCATGTGGTTGGTAAGCTCT
- the LOC103702087 gene encoding protein LURP-one-related 7: MSASSSPSTWQIPVDFTITKAPLGLTGAGDLTVYDANGNFVFRIKRCSNSHPRRIKTLFDAMGNPLITVVHHNDGWQAFRGDNYERNDLIFTVEKTLYSPIKTELEVFLSGRNQGDLKPSFRLKGNPFRRSCTIFNGNSIFAQTSLFYKLRKVIYSRRKFRLTVYPGNDPVLVMAMLVVFFGGS, encoded by the exons ATGAGTGCGTCTAGCTCCCCGTCGACGTGGCAGATCCCGGTCGACTTCACGATAACCAAGGCCCCTCTCGGCCTCACCGGAGCCGGCGACCTGACGGTCTACGATGCAAACGGGAACTTCGTATTCCGAATTAAACGATGTTCCAACTCCCATCCCCGCCGGATCAAAACCCTCTTCGACGCGATGGGCAATCCCTTGATCACCGTCGTCCACCACAAC GATGGCTGGCAAGCCTTCAGAGGGGACAACTATGAACGGAACGACTTAATTTTTACAGTGGAAAAGACATTGTATTCTCCCATTAAAACTGAGCTAGAAGTATTCTTGTCAGGCAGAAATCAAGGAGATCTAAAACCAAGTTTTAGACTAAAAGGCAATCCATTTCGGAGATCATGCACAATATTCAATGGAAATTCCATTTTTGCTCAG ACAAGCCTTTTTTACAAGCTCCGGAAGGTCATCTATTCACGGCGCAAGTTTCGACTCACTGTTTATCCAGGAAATGATCCTGTTCTGGTCATGGCTATGCTTGTAGTTTTTTTTGGAGGTAGCTGA